GCCGGAGAGGGGCAACTCGCGCTCCAGCCCCTGCGCCCGCGCCTGGCAGAGCGCCGCCAGGGGGCAACGGGGGCAGTCGGGGTTCTTCGGCGTGCAGAGGGTCGCTCCCAGGTCCATGATCGCCTGGGCGTAGTCGTGCGGCCGATCAGCGGGGGTGAGCACCTCGGCCCAGGCCCAGAGCTTTCTCTCGGCGGCCGGTCCGCGGGGGTCCTCGGCCAGGGCGAAGAGACGGCAGAGCACGCGGCGGACGTTGCCGTCGAGGATCGGTGCGGGGATGTCGAAGGCGATAGAGAGAATCGCCCCGGCGGTGCTCCGCCCTCCCCCGGGGAGCGCCTGCAACGCTGCGAGGTCGGCGGGGAAAGTGCCACGGTGGCGCTCCACCACCGCCCGGGCCGCGGCGTGCAGGTTGCGGGCGCGCAAGTAGTAGCCCAGCCCGGCCCAGAGTTCGATGACCTCTTCGACCTTATCTTGGGCCAGCGCCTCGACCGTCGGATACGCCACCAGAAAGCGCTCGTAGTAGGGGATCACCGAACTAACCCCGGTCTGCTGCAGCATGATCTCCGAGAGCCAGATGCGGTAGGGGTCTCGGGTACGGCGCCACGGCAGGTCACGTCCCTCCCGGCCGTACCAGGCGAGGAGACAGCGGGCGGCCTCGGCGGGTGCAAAGGGAAAATCAGGCATAGACTTTTGCAGACTTAACCTATTTCCCGTAGCGCCGCCAGCGTCTTTTCCATCTCCTCGGGGGTGCCGATGGTGATGCGCAGGCCATGCACCAGCGCCGGGTCGGAGAAGTGGCGCACCAGGATGCGGCGTGCATAAAGCGCCTCGTAGACCCGCTTGCCGTTGCGGTCGGGCGGAGTGGCGAAGACGTAGTTGCCGCTCGAGGGGATGACCCCGTAGCCGATCACCCGCAGTTCGGTGCTGAACCAGTCGCGGGTCTCGCGGATGCGGCGGACGCAGGCACGGAAGTACTCCTGGTCGCGCAGGGCGGCGACGGCCGCCACCTGCGCCAGGCGATCGAGGTTGTAGTGGTCGCGGATCTTGTTGAGAGCGGCGATCACCTCGGGCCGGGCGATGGCCAGCCCCAGGCGCATCCCGGCCAGGGAATAGCTCTTGGAGAAGGTGCGGGTGACGACGACGTTCCCGTGCTTGCGTACCAGCTCCAGGGCATTCTCGTCGGCGAAGTCGGCGTACGCCT
The DNA window shown above is from Desulfuromonadales bacterium and carries:
- the mutY gene encoding A/G-specific adenine glycosylase, whose product is MPDFPFAPAEAARCLLAWYGREGRDLPWRRTRDPYRIWLSEIMLQQTGVSSVIPYYERFLVAYPTVEALAQDKVEEVIELWAGLGYYLRARNLHAAARAVVERHRGTFPADLAALQALPGGGRSTAGAILSIAFDIPAPILDGNVRRVLCRLFALAEDPRGPAAERKLWAWAEVLTPADRPHDYAQAIMDLGATLCTPKNPDCPRCPLAALCQARAQGLERELPLSG